Proteins found in one Poecilia reticulata strain Guanapo linkage group LG15, Guppy_female_1.0+MT, whole genome shotgun sequence genomic segment:
- the LOC103476751 gene encoding carbohydrate sulfotransferase 15-like — MPLKHNKHWSHTHSDYSYRPHNLPLTDNFGKRSVRTFVDFRHTNMPEGLDIKGFPLLCLINLTCVSKVKVVSFLVGLVLMFLIMASYLLMWDRKGLLLSAFPHPFRPVVIMTGATTAEDSLDRSFIDVKTLVKMINSNEKNTSRKVPDEKDVINTDPRFFSVIPRHFLPHVKSPCWYEELSGDLGTDPYKNNRFSLRSKSFKNVCDHMRARFHQNVCDIDGKRFRLRCLPYFYIIGQPKCGTTDLFHRLLMLPELKFNTIKEPHWWTRKRFGYIRFKKGFQERFPIEDYLDLFDLAAINIQVGISGNSSGEHCANEIITGEASASTMWDNQAWSYLRGNEEQTEPPFLAQDFIHAVQPGAKIIIMLRDPVERLYSDYLYFTLANKSAEDFHQKVVECVQLFQSCLSERSLRSCVYNTNLFNVMPVRLTLGMYFVFVLDWLTVFQREQILVLRLEDYAANLRKTLKTVLDFLGVGPLSEQVEASLTKRPMSNTRRAKDRILGPMLPATRILLSQFYQPFNSKLASILNKKAFLWSFS, encoded by the exons ATGCctctaaaacacaacaaacattggagccacacacacagCGACTACAGCTACAGGCCCCACAACTTGCCCCTGACTGACAACTTTGGGAAAAGATCCGTCAGGACATTTGTGGACTTCAGGCACACAAACATGCCTGAAGGTCTGGACATAAAAGGTTTCCCACTGTTGTGTTTAATCAACTTGACATGTGTCTCGAAAGTCAAAGTAGTTAGCTTCCTTGTGGGCTTGGTGCTGATGTTTCTCATCATGGCTTCGTACCTCCTGATGTGGGACAGAAAAGGACTTCTGCTCTCTGCGTTCCCCCATCCTTTCAGGCCCGTGGTTATCATGACCGGTGCAACAACTGCTGAAGACTCTCTTGACAGGAGCTTTATAGATGTGAAAACGCTGGTAAAGATGATCAACTCCAATGAGAAGAACACGTCCAGGAAGGTACCTGACGAAAAGGACGTCATCAACACAGACCCACGT ttctttTCAGTGATTCCTCGCCATTTCCTGCCCCACGTCAAGAGCCCATGCTGGTACGAGGAGCTCTCCGGTGATCTTGGCACGGACCCGTACAAGAACAACCGCTTCAGTCTCCGCTCCAAGAGTTTCAAGAACGTGTGCGACCACATGAGAGCCAGGTTCCACCAGAATGTGTGCGACATAGACGGGAAACGCTTTCGCCTGCGCTGCTTGCCGTACTTTTACATCATCGGTCAGCCAAAGTGTGGCACGACAGACTTGTTTCACAGACTCTTGATGCTTCCAGAGCTTAAATTTAACACCATAAAGGAGCCACACTGGTGGACCAGGAAACGCTTCG GTTATATCCGTTTCAAAAAAGGCTTCCAGGAGCGTTTTCCGATAGAGGATTACCTGGATCTGTTTGACTTGGCAGCCATCAACATCCAAGTAGGAATCAGTGGGAATTCATCTGGAGAGCACTGTGCAAATGAGATCATAACag GGGAAGCCAGCGCATCGACTATGTGGGATAATCAAGCCTGGAGTTATCTCCGTGGAAACGAGGAGCAGACAGAACCTCCGTTCCTAGCTCAGGACTTCATCCATGCAGTACAGCCTGGCGCCAAGATCATCATAATGCTTAGGGATCCAGTTGAGAG GCTTTACTCCGACTACTTGTACTTTACCTTGGCCAATAAGTCTGCAGAGGATTTTCATCAGAAGGTGGTTGAGTGTGTCCAGTTGTTTCAGTCCTGTCTCTCTGAGAGGTCACTGCGATCATGCGTCTACAACACCAACCTTTTCAACGTCATGCCG GTAAGACTGACACTGGGaatgtactttgtttttgtcctggACTGGCTGACTGTTTTCCAAAGAGAGCAGATTCTAGTTCTTCGACTGGAGGACTACGCAGCCAACCTCAGAAAAACTCTCAAgacagttttagattttctcGGTGTGG GCCCGCTGTCAGAGCAAGTGGAGGCGTCGCTGACCAAACGTCCAATGTCCAATACGCGCCGGGCGAAAGACAGGATCCTTGGTCCCATGCTGCCAGCAACCAGGATCCTCCTCAGTCAGTTTTACCAGCCATTTAACAGTAAACTGGCCagcattttgaacaaaaagGCTTTCCTCTGGAGTTTCAGCTGA